Sequence from the Mycobacterium florentinum genome:
GGCCTGCTCGACGACGAATACCTCTACGCGCAGCTTGAGCAGCTGATAAAGGGATTGCGCGTCAAGGTCTTTGGCCCAGATGCGGCGTAGCGCTTCGGTCATTGGGCGCCGCTCCTCCTAATCACTTTTCGCATCGCTGTCCGGCGCGGTTCATGAGGCGTTCAACTGTAATACCTTGGCGCTCCACGTTCTCACCTCGTCGTAGAGTGCCGGTTCTTCGGATAGCCGGGTCCCCAACGAGGGCACCATCTCTTTGAGCTTGGGCAGCCAGGACTGGTAGCGACCGGCAAAGCAACTCGCCAGCACGTCGAGCATGATCGGCACGGCGGTCGAGGCGCCGGGTGAACCGCCGAGCAGTCCGGCGATGCTGCCGTCGGCCGAGCCGACGACGGTGGTGCCGAATTCGAGCGCCCCGCCCCTGCCCTTGGCCCGCCGGATCACCTGCACGCGCTGACCGGCCACCGTCAGCTGCCAGTCCGAACCCTGGGCGCCGGGGGCGAATTCGCGCAGCGCGTGCATCCGGTCGCGTTCGGTGCGCCTCAGTTGGCCGATCAGGTAGTTGACCAGCGTCATCTCGGTGATGCCGACCCCCACCATCGACACCACGTTGTCGCTCCTGATTGATCGGGGCAGATCGCTGACGTGACCATGCTTCAAAAACTTGGGCGACCAGCCGGCGTACGGCCCGAAGACCAGCCACGATTTGCCGTTGACGAAGCGCAGGTCCAGATGCAGCGCGCCCAGCGGCGGGGCACCGGGCGCGGGGGTGCCGTAGACCTTGGCCCGGTGCGCGGCGGTCAGCGCTGGGTTGTCGGTGCGCAGGAACTTCCCGCCGATCGGGAAGCCGGCGAAACCCTTGACCTCGTCGATGCCGGAGTTCTGCAACAGCGGCAGCGCGTCACCACCGGCGCCGACGAATACGAACTTTGCATTCAGCTTGCGTTTTTCGCCGGTGCGGCGATTGGCGATCCGCAGCGTCCAGCCGCCGGAATCACGGGTCAGGTTGCGGACCTCGTGGCCGAACAGCGCCGTCGCGCCATTGCGCACGCAGAAGCCGATGAGCTGTTTGGACAGCGAGCCGAAGTCGACGTCGGTGCCGTCGGGCGCCCAGTTGAGCGCGACCGGCTCGGAGAAGTCGCGTTTGGCGGCCATGAAGGGCAGCCGGCGGGCGAACTCGTCCGGGTCGACGATCAATTCCGTGCCGGCGAACAGCGGGTTGGGGGCCAGCGCCTGCTGGCGCCGCCGCAGATAGTCGATCCGGTGCGCGCCGTGCACGAAACTGACGTGCGGGACGGGGTTGAGGAAGCGTCGATCGTTGAGGATGCCGTTCTCGACGGCGGAGGCCCAGAACTGCCGGCTCACCTGGAATTGCTCGTTGATCGACACCGCCTTGGCGATGTCGATCGCACCGTCTCGCTCCGGGGTGTAGTTCATCTCGCACAGCCCGGCGTGCCCGGTGCCGGCGTTGTTCCAGGGGCTGCTGCTTTCGGCGGCGACGGCATCGAGGCGCTCGATCACGGTGATCGACCAGTCCGGCTCGAGCCTGCGCAGCAATGCGGCCAGGGTGGCGCTCATGATCCCGGCGCCGACCAGGACGACGTCGGTGCGCGCCGTTGTGTCAGACACCGGAATGCTGGTCCTTTCTTGGCCGGTCACCCAGGCTATCCCGACCAGCGCTCCGGCACCTGCCGTGACCAGCAAAAGCCTTCGTCACGCTAAGCTGGCCTGGTGACTGGCTGGGTCCCCGATGTCCTGCCTGGCTACTGGCAGTACACCATCGCATTGGGACCCGATCCCGCCGGCGAGGGCGACATCGTCGCAACGCTGATCCGGCGCGGCCCCGGAACCGGGGATGCCGCCGGCCCCGCGCACGCGGTGCTGACGGTGCACGGTTACACCGACTACTTCTTCAACACCGCGCTGGCCGATCACTTCGCCGGCCGCGGCTTCACCTTCTACGCATTGGACCTGCAGAAGTGCGGCCGGTCGCGGCGCGATGGCCAGACCCCGCACTTCATCACCGATCTCGCCCACTACGACGCCGAACTCGAACGCGCCCTGGCCATCATCGGCGAGCAGGCGCACGACGTCCGGGTCCTGATGTACGGCCATTCCGCCGGCGGCCTGATCGTGCCGCTGTGGCTGGACCGATTGCGTCGGCGAAACCCCAAGGCACACAACGGCATCGGTGGCTTGGTGCTCAACAGCCCCTTCCTGGATCTGCCCGGCCCGGCGGTGCTGCGCCTCGGGATCACCGCGGCGGTGATCGCGGGCCTGTCGCGGGTGCGGTCCAACGTCGTGCTGCGAGGCACCAGCAAGGGCGGTTACGGCACCACCCTGCACCGCGACTACGACGGCGAGTTCGACTACAACCTGGAGTGGAAACCGTTGGGCGGCTTCCCGATCACCGCGGGGTGGCTACACGCCGTGCGCCGCGGCCAGGCCCGGCTGCACCGGGGACTCGACGTCGGCGTGCCCAACCTGATCCTGCGCTCGGACCACAGCGTGACCGAATCCGAGGACCCGATGTCCATGCAACGCGGCGACGCGGTGCTGGCCGTCAGCCAGATCGCCCGGTGGGCGGGCTGCATCGGGAACCGCAGCACCATCGTTCCGGTGAAAGACGCCAAACACGACGTGTTCCTGTCCCGACAGGGGCCGCGCGACGTCGCGTATCGCGAAATGGATCGCTGGCTGGACGGCTACCTGCGCACCACGAACATCGACGCCTCGGCATCATTCGGAAAGGGGTGACGGCGTGGAGACCTACGACCTCGCGATCATCGGAACCGGTTCGGGCAATACCATTCTCGATGACCGATTCGCCGACAAGCGAGTGGCGATCTCCGAGCAGGGCACCTTCGGCGGCACCTGCCTGAACGTCGGGTGCATCCCGACCAAGATGTTCGTCTACGCCGCCGAGGTCGCCCAATCGATCCGGGAGGCGTCGCGCTACGGCATCGACGCGCACGTCGACCGGGTGCGCTGGGATGACATCGTCTCGCGCGTCTTCGGGCGTATCGATCCGATCGGGGTCGGCGGCGAGGACTATCGCAACTCCGAACCCAACATCGACGTGTACAAACAGCACACCCGATTCGGTCCGGTCCAGGCCGACGGGCGCTACCTGTTGCGCACCGACGCCGGCGACGAGTTCACGGCCGACCAGGTGGTGATCGCCGCGGGAGCACGGGCGATCATTCCCCCGGCGATCCCGGAGTGCGGCGCGCGGTACTACACCAGCGACACGATCATGCGAATCTCGGAGTTCCCAGAGCATCTGGTGATCGTCGGCGGTGGTTTCGTGTCCGCCGAATTCGCGCACATCTTCTCCGCACTGGGCGCGCGGGTCACACTGGTGGTCCGCGGCTCCGCCCTGCTGCGGCATTGCGATGACACCCTCTGCAAACGCTTCACCCGCCTCGCGTCGAGCAAATGGGAACTGCACACCCACGCCAATGTCGTGAGCGCCGAGGACGAGGGTTCGGGCATCGCGGTGCGACTCGACAACGACCACACCATCAACGCCGACGCCCTGCTGGTCGCGACCGGCCGGGTCTCCAACGCCGATCAACTCGACCTCGAGCAGGCCGGTATCGCCGTCGAGGACGGTCTCGTGGTTGTCGACGAGTACCAACGAACCACGGCGCGTGGGGTTTTCGCCCTCGGCGACGTCTCCTCGCCGTATCAGCTCAAGCACGTCGCCAACCACGAGGCACGCGTGGTACAGCACAACCTGTTGTGCGACTGGGACGACACCGCGGCGATGAAGACCACCGACCACCGCTACGTGCCGTCCGCGGTATTCACCGATCCCCAGATCGCCTCCGTCGGTCTGACCGAAAATGAAGCCATTGCACAGGGTTTCAAAATCTCGGTGAAGATCCAGGACTACGGCGACGTCGCCTACGGCTGGGCGATGGAAGACACCACCGGAATCGTCAAGCTCATCGGCGAGCGTGGCACCGGGCGCCTGCTGGGTGCCCACATCATGGGCCACCAGGCCTCCTCGATCATCCAGCCGTTGATCCAGGCGATGAGCTTCGGGCTGACCGCCCCGGAAATGGCCGGCGGGCAGTACTGGATCCATCCGGGACTGCCCGAGGTGGTGGAGAACGCGTTGCTGGGCCTGAGCTGAGCTCAGCGCCGGGCCGGCGACTCGCCGCGCTGGCACCGCGGGCACAGGCCGCGCAGCGTCAGCCCGGCCCGCTCCGACAGGGCGAACGCACTACCCTCCATCGCGTGCTCGAGCGCGGAGCTGAGCTGTCGCGCGGGCACTTCGATGATCGAGTCGCACCGCGTGCATACCGCGTGGTGATGCGGGGCGGTCGCCAGACCGTAGGTCGTGATGCCGCCGTCGAGGGTCAGCGCGTGCAACACCGCCTGCTCGACCAGGGTGGTCACCGTGCGGTAGATGGTGGCCACGTCGGGTGGCTGGGCGCCGGGTGGCAGCGTGGCCCGTACCCGCTGATGGATCTCCGCGACGGAGAGGTGTCCGTTGACGGGTTCAAGCACCGCGAGCACCTGAATCCGTGACGTCATCCGCCGCAGGCCGCGGGCACGCAGGAAGTCACCGATGCGTTCGGCGACCGCGGGGTCGAGTGCCGACCGGTTGGACGTCACCCGCTCAGTCTCGCGCCGGATATCCCGGATTACCAGTCTTGCGCGCCGCCCAAACGGGGATGTCGTCCTGCAAGTCACTTGCATCCAGTTCGCGCCCGAACCTAGGGTCGAGGCGATGGCCAGTACCGAGCTCCACGCGCCGCGGACCAGATTCAGCTTCCTGACACCCGCGGAATGGGGGCGTCTGGCGGCGATGCTCGCGGTGATCGTCGCACTGCATCTCATCGGCTGGTTCACTTTGCTGCTGATCGTCGAACCGGCACGACTAAGCGTGGGCGGCAAAGCCTTTGGCATCGGCGTCGGCCTGACGGCCTACGCCCTCGGGCTGCGGCACGCCTTCGACGCCGACCACATCGCCGCCATCGACAACACCACCCGCAAGCTGATGAGCGACGGCCAGCGCCCGCTTGCCGTCGGGTTCTTCTTCTCGCTGGGCCACTCCACCGTGGTGTTCACCCTGGCGATGCTGCTGGCCATCGGGGCCAAGGCGATCGTCGGGCCGGTCGAGGACGACTCGTCGGCGTTGCACCACTACACCGGCCTGATCGGCGCCGGCGTCTCGGGCGTGTTCCTCTATCTGATCGCCCTGCTCAACGTCGTCGTCCTGGTCGGAATCCTGCGGGTGTTCCTGCGGTTGCGCCGCGGCGAATACGACCCGCAAGCCGACGCCGCCGAGCTGGAGCGGCAATTGGGCAACCGCGGGTTTCTTAACCGCTTCCTGGGCCGCTTCACGCGATCGATCACCAAGTCCTGGCACATGTACCCGATCGGCCTGCTGTTCGGTCTGGGCTTCGACACCGCCACCGAGGTCGCGCTGCTGGTGCTGGCCGGCACCAGCGCGGCGGCCGGGCTGCCGTGGTACGCGATCCTGTGTTTGCCGGTGTTGTTCGCCGCGGGCATGTGCCTGCTGGACACCATCGACGGCTCGTTCATGAACTTCGCGTACGGCTGGGCGTTTTCCAACCCGGTGCGCAAGATCTACTACAACATCACCATCACCGGGCTGTCGGTCGTCGTCGCGTGGGTGATCGGCAGCGTCGAACTGCTCGGCCTGCTCGCCGACCAGCTGGGGTGGCGGGGTCCTTTCTGGGACTGGCTGGCCGGGCTCGACCTCAACACCGTCGGCTTCGTCGTCGTCGGCATCTTCGTGGTCACCTGGGTGGTCGCGCTGCTCGTCTGGCGCTTCGGGCGCATCGAAGAGAAGTGGGTCGTGCCCGCGCAGAGCACGCCCTAGCTCTGCGACGGGTATTCGTCGCGACCGCACGGGTGTAGAAACGAGTTCATGGGCGCGCGCCCGACGCCGGTGACCGGCGATGCATGAGCTTTCGCTGTGCGAGGCGATCGCCGGCGTGGTCAAAACACATGCCGACGGGCGGCACGTCGACGTGGTCCGCGTCCGGATCGGCGCCCTTCGCCAGGTGGTGCCCGATTCGTTGTCGTTCTGCTGGGCGCTGGTGCGGGAATCGGAGAACATGCCGGACGCCGAGCTGGAACTCGAGTGCATCGGCGCCGAGGTGCGCTGCCGCGCGTGCGACCGGCACTCGGAGATCACCTCGGCCTGGTCGATCTGGTGCCCGCACTGCGACAGCGCCGACGTCGAGGTGCTGCACGGCAACGAGTTCCTGGTGACGTCGCTGGACGTCTCGTGAAAACGGGTCCGTGGCGGTTAGGCGCCACATCGAAAGGTGTTGAGCATGGGTAGATTTCATCGCCACGACGACGGCACCGTGCACACCCACGAACACGATCGCGCTCCCCACGAGCACG
This genomic interval carries:
- the mqo gene encoding malate dehydrogenase (quinone) codes for the protein MSATLAALLRRLEPDWSITVIERLDAVAAESSSPWNNAGTGHAGLCEMNYTPERDGAIDIAKAVSINEQFQVSRQFWASAVENGILNDRRFLNPVPHVSFVHGAHRIDYLRRRQQALAPNPLFAGTELIVDPDEFARRLPFMAAKRDFSEPVALNWAPDGTDVDFGSLSKQLIGFCVRNGATALFGHEVRNLTRDSGGWTLRIANRRTGEKRKLNAKFVFVGAGGDALPLLQNSGIDEVKGFAGFPIGGKFLRTDNPALTAAHRAKVYGTPAPGAPPLGALHLDLRFVNGKSWLVFGPYAGWSPKFLKHGHVSDLPRSIRSDNVVSMVGVGITEMTLVNYLIGQLRRTERDRMHALREFAPGAQGSDWQLTVAGQRVQVIRRAKGRGGALEFGTTVVGSADGSIAGLLGGSPGASTAVPIMLDVLASCFAGRYQSWLPKLKEMVPSLGTRLSEEPALYDEVRTWSAKVLQLNAS
- a CDS encoding alpha/beta hydrolase → MTGWVPDVLPGYWQYTIALGPDPAGEGDIVATLIRRGPGTGDAAGPAHAVLTVHGYTDYFFNTALADHFAGRGFTFYALDLQKCGRSRRDGQTPHFITDLAHYDAELERALAIIGEQAHDVRVLMYGHSAGGLIVPLWLDRLRRRNPKAHNGIGGLVLNSPFLDLPGPAVLRLGITAAVIAGLSRVRSNVVLRGTSKGGYGTTLHRDYDGEFDYNLEWKPLGGFPITAGWLHAVRRGQARLHRGLDVGVPNLILRSDHSVTESEDPMSMQRGDAVLAVSQIARWAGCIGNRSTIVPVKDAKHDVFLSRQGPRDVAYREMDRWLDGYLRTTNIDASASFGKG
- the mtr gene encoding mycothione reductase; amino-acid sequence: METYDLAIIGTGSGNTILDDRFADKRVAISEQGTFGGTCLNVGCIPTKMFVYAAEVAQSIREASRYGIDAHVDRVRWDDIVSRVFGRIDPIGVGGEDYRNSEPNIDVYKQHTRFGPVQADGRYLLRTDAGDEFTADQVVIAAGARAIIPPAIPECGARYYTSDTIMRISEFPEHLVIVGGGFVSAEFAHIFSALGARVTLVVRGSALLRHCDDTLCKRFTRLASSKWELHTHANVVSAEDEGSGIAVRLDNDHTINADALLVATGRVSNADQLDLEQAGIAVEDGLVVVDEYQRTTARGVFALGDVSSPYQLKHVANHEARVVQHNLLCDWDDTAAMKTTDHRYVPSAVFTDPQIASVGLTENEAIAQGFKISVKIQDYGDVAYGWAMEDTTGIVKLIGERGTGRLLGAHIMGHQASSIIQPLIQAMSFGLTAPEMAGGQYWIHPGLPEVVENALLGLS
- a CDS encoding Fur family transcriptional regulator — translated: MTSNRSALDPAVAERIGDFLRARGLRRMTSRIQVLAVLEPVNGHLSVAEIHQRVRATLPPGAQPPDVATIYRTVTTLVEQAVLHALTLDGGITTYGLATAPHHHAVCTRCDSIIEVPARQLSSALEHAMEGSAFALSERAGLTLRGLCPRCQRGESPARR
- the nicT gene encoding Nickel transporter NicT codes for the protein MASTELHAPRTRFSFLTPAEWGRLAAMLAVIVALHLIGWFTLLLIVEPARLSVGGKAFGIGVGLTAYALGLRHAFDADHIAAIDNTTRKLMSDGQRPLAVGFFFSLGHSTVVFTLAMLLAIGAKAIVGPVEDDSSALHHYTGLIGAGVSGVFLYLIALLNVVVLVGILRVFLRLRRGEYDPQADAAELERQLGNRGFLNRFLGRFTRSITKSWHMYPIGLLFGLGFDTATEVALLVLAGTSAAAGLPWYAILCLPVLFAAGMCLLDTIDGSFMNFAYGWAFSNPVRKIYYNITITGLSVVVAWVIGSVELLGLLADQLGWRGPFWDWLAGLDLNTVGFVVVGIFVVTWVVALLVWRFGRIEEKWVVPAQSTP
- a CDS encoding hydrogenase maturation nickel metallochaperone HypA translates to MHELSLCEAIAGVVKTHADGRHVDVVRVRIGALRQVVPDSLSFCWALVRESENMPDAELELECIGAEVRCRACDRHSEITSAWSIWCPHCDSADVEVLHGNEFLVTSLDVS